Proteins from a genomic interval of Helicoverpa zea isolate HzStark_Cry1AcR chromosome 31, ilHelZeax1.1, whole genome shotgun sequence:
- the LOC124645159 gene encoding sodium/potassium/calcium exchanger 3 isoform X5, translating into MNTSDRVSEGYLRNCTPPAIDDFPAGLFTELQRQHGAIVLHAFISIYLFLALAVVCDKFFVPAVERICHALNMTNDVAGATFMAAATSAPELFVNVIGTFITEGDIGVGTIVGSAVFNILAVAACCGIGAGMVVPLDWWPLTRDCLAYGITVSILICIMHDEYVQWYEAFLLVMLYGVYICIMYYDKSIQNFAKKMCCYTGSWNCVSDMLKKNEKHENSIAADNDKNEKHCEIDTANSVTLATADGDKAKAICIDIENKANDVEIVHHEDSIAVANVDDANKEVEDKYVHSLWKWPSGRSWLTKATWIVTWPIHLVFLFTIPDCEKPRFKNWFPLTFMMCIVWIGSLSYIVAWMITIIGDTLMIPDSVMGITFLAAGTSVPEAVSSVIVAKQGHGSMGISNSIGSNTFDILLCLGLPWLIKASLTPAEPGHYWVKINSMGLEYSAISLLSTLLLLYLTFWFNKFKLDAAVGRACLAMYAMFLVLATLIELNVFFPVNVRTCKRSELKS; encoded by the exons TTTCAGAGGGCTACTTACGCAACTGCACGCCGCCGGCCATCGATGACTTCCCGGCAGGCCTGTTCACGGAGTTGCAGAGGCAGCATGGAGCCATCGTCCTCCACGCCTTCATCTCCATCTACCTGTTCCTGGCGCTGGCAGTCGTCTGCGACAAGTTCTTCGTGCCAGCCGTTGAAAGAATATGTCATG CATTGAACATGACGAACGATGTGGCTGGAGCCACATTCATGGCGGCGGCGACATCAGCTCCCGAGCTGTTCGTCAACGTCATCGGCACCTTTATCACTGAGGGTGACATCGGAGTCGGTACCATCGTCGGCTCAGCAGTCTTCAACATCCTCGCTGTGGCTGCGTGCTGCGGTATCGGCGCAGGAATG GTTGTTCCCTTAGACTGGTGGCCACTAACCAGGGATTGTCTAGCCTACGGCATCACAGTATCTATACTGATTTGCATAATGCACGACGAGTACGTGCAGTGGTACGAAGCTTTCCTCCTCGTCATGCTGTACGGAGTCTACATCTGCATCATGTACTATGACAAATCCATTCAAAACTTCGCTAAAA AAATGTGTTGTTACACAGGTAGCTGGAACTGTGTATCTGACATGTTGAAGAAAAACGAGAAACATGAAAACTCTATTGCTGCAGATAATG ataaaaatgaaaaacattgtGAGATTGACACAGCAAATTCTGTGACCTTAGCTACCGCAGACGGCGACAAAGCTAAGGCTATCTGTATTGATATTGAAAATAAGGCGAATGACGTGGAAATTGTACACCATGAAGACAGTATAGCTGTAGCGAATGTGGACGACGCTAACAAAGAAGTAGAAGATAAATATGTGCACTCGCTGTGGAAATGGCCCTCTGGCAGAAGCTGGCTAACTAAG GCAACTTGGATAGTGACATGGCCCATTCACCTGGTCTTTTTGTTCACCATACCAGACTGTGAGAAGCCTCGGTTCAAGAACTGGTTCCCTCTTACGTTTATGATGTGCATTGTATGGATAGGATCTTTGTCTTACATTGTAGCTTGGATGATCACTATTATCG GGGACACATTGATGATACCGGATTCTGTGATGGGCATAACTTTCCTTGCTGCTGGAACTTCTGTACCTGAAGCCGTTTCCAGTGTTATAGTAGCCAAACAAG GTCATGGATCCATGGGTATCAGCAATTCGATTGGCTCAAACACGTTTGACATTCTGCTATGCCTCGGGTTGCCGTGGCTGATCAAAGCGTCTCTCACTCCTGCCGAGCCGGGTCACTACTGG GTGAAGATCAATTCCATGGGCTTGGAGTACTCggccatttcgttgctgtcgacgCTGCTGCTGCTCTACTTGACGTTTTGGTTCAATAAGTTCAAGCTGGACGCGGCGGTGGGGCGCGCCTGTCTCGCCATGTATGCCATGTTCCTGGTCCTGGCCACGCTTATCGAACTTAACGTCTTCTTCCCCGTCAACGTACGCACGTGCAAGAGAAGTGAGCTAAAGTCTTAA
- the LOC124645159 gene encoding sodium/potassium/calcium exchanger 3 isoform X2, translating into MNTSDREGYLRNCTPPAIDDFPAGLFTELQRQHGAIVLHAFISIYLFLALAVVCDKFFVPAVERICHALNMTNDVAGATFMAAATSAPELFVNVIGTFITEGDIGVGTIVGSAVFNILAVAACCGIGAGMVVPLDWWPLTRDCLAYGITVSILICIMHDEYVQWYEAFLLVMLYGVYICIMYYDKSIQNFAKKMCCYTGSWNCVSDMLKKNEKHENSIAADNELKDAKQSSPVNKNDLSLDHHQHNGNIKSALSLCPDKNEKHCEIDTANSVTLATADGDKAKAICIDIENKANDVEIVHHEDSIAVANVDDANKEVEDKYVHSLWKWPSGRSWLTKATWIVTWPIHLVFLFTIPDCEKPRFKNWFPLTFMMCIVWIGSLSYIVAWMITIIGDTLMIPDSVMGITFLAAGTSVPEAVSSVIVAKQGHGSMGISNSIGSNTFDILLCLGLPWLIKASLTPAEPGHYWVKINSMGLEYSAISLLSTLLLLYLTFWFNKFKLDAAVGRACLAMYAMFLVLATLIELNVFFPVNVRTCKRSELKS; encoded by the exons AGGGCTACTTACGCAACTGCACGCCGCCGGCCATCGATGACTTCCCGGCAGGCCTGTTCACGGAGTTGCAGAGGCAGCATGGAGCCATCGTCCTCCACGCCTTCATCTCCATCTACCTGTTCCTGGCGCTGGCAGTCGTCTGCGACAAGTTCTTCGTGCCAGCCGTTGAAAGAATATGTCATG CATTGAACATGACGAACGATGTGGCTGGAGCCACATTCATGGCGGCGGCGACATCAGCTCCCGAGCTGTTCGTCAACGTCATCGGCACCTTTATCACTGAGGGTGACATCGGAGTCGGTACCATCGTCGGCTCAGCAGTCTTCAACATCCTCGCTGTGGCTGCGTGCTGCGGTATCGGCGCAGGAATG GTTGTTCCCTTAGACTGGTGGCCACTAACCAGGGATTGTCTAGCCTACGGCATCACAGTATCTATACTGATTTGCATAATGCACGACGAGTACGTGCAGTGGTACGAAGCTTTCCTCCTCGTCATGCTGTACGGAGTCTACATCTGCATCATGTACTATGACAAATCCATTCAAAACTTCGCTAAAA AAATGTGTTGTTACACAGGTAGCTGGAACTGTGTATCTGACATGTTGAAGAAAAACGAGAAACATGAAAACTCTATTGCTGCAGATAATG AACTTAAAGATGCTAAACAATCTTCACCTGTAAACAAAAATGATTTGTCTTTGGATCACCATCAACACAATGGGAATATAAAAAGTGCGTTATCTCTTTGCCcagataaaaatgaaaaacattgtGAGATTGACACAGCAAATTCTGTGACCTTAGCTACCGCAGACGGCGACAAAGCTAAGGCTATCTGTATTGATATTGAAAATAAGGCGAATGACGTGGAAATTGTACACCATGAAGACAGTATAGCTGTAGCGAATGTGGACGACGCTAACAAAGAAGTAGAAGATAAATATGTGCACTCGCTGTGGAAATGGCCCTCTGGCAGAAGCTGGCTAACTAAG GCAACTTGGATAGTGACATGGCCCATTCACCTGGTCTTTTTGTTCACCATACCAGACTGTGAGAAGCCTCGGTTCAAGAACTGGTTCCCTCTTACGTTTATGATGTGCATTGTATGGATAGGATCTTTGTCTTACATTGTAGCTTGGATGATCACTATTATCG GGGACACATTGATGATACCGGATTCTGTGATGGGCATAACTTTCCTTGCTGCTGGAACTTCTGTACCTGAAGCCGTTTCCAGTGTTATAGTAGCCAAACAAG GTCATGGATCCATGGGTATCAGCAATTCGATTGGCTCAAACACGTTTGACATTCTGCTATGCCTCGGGTTGCCGTGGCTGATCAAAGCGTCTCTCACTCCTGCCGAGCCGGGTCACTACTGG GTGAAGATCAATTCCATGGGCTTGGAGTACTCggccatttcgttgctgtcgacgCTGCTGCTGCTCTACTTGACGTTTTGGTTCAATAAGTTCAAGCTGGACGCGGCGGTGGGGCGCGCCTGTCTCGCCATGTATGCCATGTTCCTGGTCCTGGCCACGCTTATCGAACTTAACGTCTTCTTCCCCGTCAACGTACGCACGTGCAAGAGAAGTGAGCTAAAGTCTTAA
- the LOC124645159 gene encoding sodium/potassium/calcium exchanger 3 isoform X6, whose protein sequence is MNTSDRVSEGYLRNCTPPAIDDFPAGLFTELQRQHGAIVLHAFISIYLFLALAVVCDKFFVPAVERICHALNMTNDVAGATFMAAATSAPELFVNVIGTFITEGDIGVGTIVGSAVFNILAVAACCGIGAGMVVPLDWWPLTRDCLAYGITVSILICIMHDEYVQWYEAFLLVMLYGVYICIMYYDKSIQNFAKSSWNCVSDMLKKNEKHENSIAADNDKNEKHCEIDTANSVTLATADGDKAKAICIDIENKANDVEIVHHEDSIAVANVDDANKEVEDKYVHSLWKWPSGRSWLTKATWIVTWPIHLVFLFTIPDCEKPRFKNWFPLTFMMCIVWIGSLSYIVAWMITIIGDTLMIPDSVMGITFLAAGTSVPEAVSSVIVAKQGHGSMGISNSIGSNTFDILLCLGLPWLIKASLTPAEPGHYWVKINSMGLEYSAISLLSTLLLLYLTFWFNKFKLDAAVGRACLAMYAMFLVLATLIELNVFFPVNVRTCKRSELKS, encoded by the exons TTTCAGAGGGCTACTTACGCAACTGCACGCCGCCGGCCATCGATGACTTCCCGGCAGGCCTGTTCACGGAGTTGCAGAGGCAGCATGGAGCCATCGTCCTCCACGCCTTCATCTCCATCTACCTGTTCCTGGCGCTGGCAGTCGTCTGCGACAAGTTCTTCGTGCCAGCCGTTGAAAGAATATGTCATG CATTGAACATGACGAACGATGTGGCTGGAGCCACATTCATGGCGGCGGCGACATCAGCTCCCGAGCTGTTCGTCAACGTCATCGGCACCTTTATCACTGAGGGTGACATCGGAGTCGGTACCATCGTCGGCTCAGCAGTCTTCAACATCCTCGCTGTGGCTGCGTGCTGCGGTATCGGCGCAGGAATG GTTGTTCCCTTAGACTGGTGGCCACTAACCAGGGATTGTCTAGCCTACGGCATCACAGTATCTATACTGATTTGCATAATGCACGACGAGTACGTGCAGTGGTACGAAGCTTTCCTCCTCGTCATGCTGTACGGAGTCTACATCTGCATCATGTACTATGACAAATCCATTCAAAACTTCGCTAAAA GTAGCTGGAACTGTGTATCTGACATGTTGAAGAAAAACGAGAAACATGAAAACTCTATTGCTGCAGATAATG ataaaaatgaaaaacattgtGAGATTGACACAGCAAATTCTGTGACCTTAGCTACCGCAGACGGCGACAAAGCTAAGGCTATCTGTATTGATATTGAAAATAAGGCGAATGACGTGGAAATTGTACACCATGAAGACAGTATAGCTGTAGCGAATGTGGACGACGCTAACAAAGAAGTAGAAGATAAATATGTGCACTCGCTGTGGAAATGGCCCTCTGGCAGAAGCTGGCTAACTAAG GCAACTTGGATAGTGACATGGCCCATTCACCTGGTCTTTTTGTTCACCATACCAGACTGTGAGAAGCCTCGGTTCAAGAACTGGTTCCCTCTTACGTTTATGATGTGCATTGTATGGATAGGATCTTTGTCTTACATTGTAGCTTGGATGATCACTATTATCG GGGACACATTGATGATACCGGATTCTGTGATGGGCATAACTTTCCTTGCTGCTGGAACTTCTGTACCTGAAGCCGTTTCCAGTGTTATAGTAGCCAAACAAG GTCATGGATCCATGGGTATCAGCAATTCGATTGGCTCAAACACGTTTGACATTCTGCTATGCCTCGGGTTGCCGTGGCTGATCAAAGCGTCTCTCACTCCTGCCGAGCCGGGTCACTACTGG GTGAAGATCAATTCCATGGGCTTGGAGTACTCggccatttcgttgctgtcgacgCTGCTGCTGCTCTACTTGACGTTTTGGTTCAATAAGTTCAAGCTGGACGCGGCGGTGGGGCGCGCCTGTCTCGCCATGTATGCCATGTTCCTGGTCCTGGCCACGCTTATCGAACTTAACGTCTTCTTCCCCGTCAACGTACGCACGTGCAAGAGAAGTGAGCTAAAGTCTTAA
- the LOC124645159 gene encoding sodium/potassium/calcium exchanger 3 isoform X4, which produces MNTSDREGYLRNCTPPAIDDFPAGLFTELQRQHGAIVLHAFISIYLFLALAVVCDKFFVPAVERICHALNMTNDVAGATFMAAATSAPELFVNVIGTFITEGDIGVGTIVGSAVFNILAVAACCGIGAGMVVPLDWWPLTRDCLAYGITVSILICIMHDEYVQWYEAFLLVMLYGVYICIMYYDKSIQNFAKSSWNCVSDMLKKNEKHENSIAADNELKDAKQSSPVNKNDLSLDHHQHNGNIKSALSLCPDKNEKHCEIDTANSVTLATADGDKAKAICIDIENKANDVEIVHHEDSIAVANVDDANKEVEDKYVHSLWKWPSGRSWLTKATWIVTWPIHLVFLFTIPDCEKPRFKNWFPLTFMMCIVWIGSLSYIVAWMITIIGDTLMIPDSVMGITFLAAGTSVPEAVSSVIVAKQGHGSMGISNSIGSNTFDILLCLGLPWLIKASLTPAEPGHYWVKINSMGLEYSAISLLSTLLLLYLTFWFNKFKLDAAVGRACLAMYAMFLVLATLIELNVFFPVNVRTCKRSELKS; this is translated from the exons AGGGCTACTTACGCAACTGCACGCCGCCGGCCATCGATGACTTCCCGGCAGGCCTGTTCACGGAGTTGCAGAGGCAGCATGGAGCCATCGTCCTCCACGCCTTCATCTCCATCTACCTGTTCCTGGCGCTGGCAGTCGTCTGCGACAAGTTCTTCGTGCCAGCCGTTGAAAGAATATGTCATG CATTGAACATGACGAACGATGTGGCTGGAGCCACATTCATGGCGGCGGCGACATCAGCTCCCGAGCTGTTCGTCAACGTCATCGGCACCTTTATCACTGAGGGTGACATCGGAGTCGGTACCATCGTCGGCTCAGCAGTCTTCAACATCCTCGCTGTGGCTGCGTGCTGCGGTATCGGCGCAGGAATG GTTGTTCCCTTAGACTGGTGGCCACTAACCAGGGATTGTCTAGCCTACGGCATCACAGTATCTATACTGATTTGCATAATGCACGACGAGTACGTGCAGTGGTACGAAGCTTTCCTCCTCGTCATGCTGTACGGAGTCTACATCTGCATCATGTACTATGACAAATCCATTCAAAACTTCGCTAAAA GTAGCTGGAACTGTGTATCTGACATGTTGAAGAAAAACGAGAAACATGAAAACTCTATTGCTGCAGATAATG AACTTAAAGATGCTAAACAATCTTCACCTGTAAACAAAAATGATTTGTCTTTGGATCACCATCAACACAATGGGAATATAAAAAGTGCGTTATCTCTTTGCCcagataaaaatgaaaaacattgtGAGATTGACACAGCAAATTCTGTGACCTTAGCTACCGCAGACGGCGACAAAGCTAAGGCTATCTGTATTGATATTGAAAATAAGGCGAATGACGTGGAAATTGTACACCATGAAGACAGTATAGCTGTAGCGAATGTGGACGACGCTAACAAAGAAGTAGAAGATAAATATGTGCACTCGCTGTGGAAATGGCCCTCTGGCAGAAGCTGGCTAACTAAG GCAACTTGGATAGTGACATGGCCCATTCACCTGGTCTTTTTGTTCACCATACCAGACTGTGAGAAGCCTCGGTTCAAGAACTGGTTCCCTCTTACGTTTATGATGTGCATTGTATGGATAGGATCTTTGTCTTACATTGTAGCTTGGATGATCACTATTATCG GGGACACATTGATGATACCGGATTCTGTGATGGGCATAACTTTCCTTGCTGCTGGAACTTCTGTACCTGAAGCCGTTTCCAGTGTTATAGTAGCCAAACAAG GTCATGGATCCATGGGTATCAGCAATTCGATTGGCTCAAACACGTTTGACATTCTGCTATGCCTCGGGTTGCCGTGGCTGATCAAAGCGTCTCTCACTCCTGCCGAGCCGGGTCACTACTGG GTGAAGATCAATTCCATGGGCTTGGAGTACTCggccatttcgttgctgtcgacgCTGCTGCTGCTCTACTTGACGTTTTGGTTCAATAAGTTCAAGCTGGACGCGGCGGTGGGGCGCGCCTGTCTCGCCATGTATGCCATGTTCCTGGTCCTGGCCACGCTTATCGAACTTAACGTCTTCTTCCCCGTCAACGTACGCACGTGCAAGAGAAGTGAGCTAAAGTCTTAA
- the LOC124645159 gene encoding sodium/potassium/calcium exchanger 3 isoform X1 produces the protein MNTSDRVSEGYLRNCTPPAIDDFPAGLFTELQRQHGAIVLHAFISIYLFLALAVVCDKFFVPAVERICHALNMTNDVAGATFMAAATSAPELFVNVIGTFITEGDIGVGTIVGSAVFNILAVAACCGIGAGMVVPLDWWPLTRDCLAYGITVSILICIMHDEYVQWYEAFLLVMLYGVYICIMYYDKSIQNFAKKMCCYTGSWNCVSDMLKKNEKHENSIAADNELKDAKQSSPVNKNDLSLDHHQHNGNIKSALSLCPDKNEKHCEIDTANSVTLATADGDKAKAICIDIENKANDVEIVHHEDSIAVANVDDANKEVEDKYVHSLWKWPSGRSWLTKATWIVTWPIHLVFLFTIPDCEKPRFKNWFPLTFMMCIVWIGSLSYIVAWMITIIGDTLMIPDSVMGITFLAAGTSVPEAVSSVIVAKQGHGSMGISNSIGSNTFDILLCLGLPWLIKASLTPAEPGHYWVKINSMGLEYSAISLLSTLLLLYLTFWFNKFKLDAAVGRACLAMYAMFLVLATLIELNVFFPVNVRTCKRSELKS, from the exons TTTCAGAGGGCTACTTACGCAACTGCACGCCGCCGGCCATCGATGACTTCCCGGCAGGCCTGTTCACGGAGTTGCAGAGGCAGCATGGAGCCATCGTCCTCCACGCCTTCATCTCCATCTACCTGTTCCTGGCGCTGGCAGTCGTCTGCGACAAGTTCTTCGTGCCAGCCGTTGAAAGAATATGTCATG CATTGAACATGACGAACGATGTGGCTGGAGCCACATTCATGGCGGCGGCGACATCAGCTCCCGAGCTGTTCGTCAACGTCATCGGCACCTTTATCACTGAGGGTGACATCGGAGTCGGTACCATCGTCGGCTCAGCAGTCTTCAACATCCTCGCTGTGGCTGCGTGCTGCGGTATCGGCGCAGGAATG GTTGTTCCCTTAGACTGGTGGCCACTAACCAGGGATTGTCTAGCCTACGGCATCACAGTATCTATACTGATTTGCATAATGCACGACGAGTACGTGCAGTGGTACGAAGCTTTCCTCCTCGTCATGCTGTACGGAGTCTACATCTGCATCATGTACTATGACAAATCCATTCAAAACTTCGCTAAAA AAATGTGTTGTTACACAGGTAGCTGGAACTGTGTATCTGACATGTTGAAGAAAAACGAGAAACATGAAAACTCTATTGCTGCAGATAATG AACTTAAAGATGCTAAACAATCTTCACCTGTAAACAAAAATGATTTGTCTTTGGATCACCATCAACACAATGGGAATATAAAAAGTGCGTTATCTCTTTGCCcagataaaaatgaaaaacattgtGAGATTGACACAGCAAATTCTGTGACCTTAGCTACCGCAGACGGCGACAAAGCTAAGGCTATCTGTATTGATATTGAAAATAAGGCGAATGACGTGGAAATTGTACACCATGAAGACAGTATAGCTGTAGCGAATGTGGACGACGCTAACAAAGAAGTAGAAGATAAATATGTGCACTCGCTGTGGAAATGGCCCTCTGGCAGAAGCTGGCTAACTAAG GCAACTTGGATAGTGACATGGCCCATTCACCTGGTCTTTTTGTTCACCATACCAGACTGTGAGAAGCCTCGGTTCAAGAACTGGTTCCCTCTTACGTTTATGATGTGCATTGTATGGATAGGATCTTTGTCTTACATTGTAGCTTGGATGATCACTATTATCG GGGACACATTGATGATACCGGATTCTGTGATGGGCATAACTTTCCTTGCTGCTGGAACTTCTGTACCTGAAGCCGTTTCCAGTGTTATAGTAGCCAAACAAG GTCATGGATCCATGGGTATCAGCAATTCGATTGGCTCAAACACGTTTGACATTCTGCTATGCCTCGGGTTGCCGTGGCTGATCAAAGCGTCTCTCACTCCTGCCGAGCCGGGTCACTACTGG GTGAAGATCAATTCCATGGGCTTGGAGTACTCggccatttcgttgctgtcgacgCTGCTGCTGCTCTACTTGACGTTTTGGTTCAATAAGTTCAAGCTGGACGCGGCGGTGGGGCGCGCCTGTCTCGCCATGTATGCCATGTTCCTGGTCCTGGCCACGCTTATCGAACTTAACGTCTTCTTCCCCGTCAACGTACGCACGTGCAAGAGAAGTGAGCTAAAGTCTTAA
- the LOC124645159 gene encoding sodium/potassium/calcium exchanger 3 isoform X3, with translation MNTSDRVSEGYLRNCTPPAIDDFPAGLFTELQRQHGAIVLHAFISIYLFLALAVVCDKFFVPAVERICHALNMTNDVAGATFMAAATSAPELFVNVIGTFITEGDIGVGTIVGSAVFNILAVAACCGIGAGMVVPLDWWPLTRDCLAYGITVSILICIMHDEYVQWYEAFLLVMLYGVYICIMYYDKSIQNFAKSSWNCVSDMLKKNEKHENSIAADNELKDAKQSSPVNKNDLSLDHHQHNGNIKSALSLCPDKNEKHCEIDTANSVTLATADGDKAKAICIDIENKANDVEIVHHEDSIAVANVDDANKEVEDKYVHSLWKWPSGRSWLTKATWIVTWPIHLVFLFTIPDCEKPRFKNWFPLTFMMCIVWIGSLSYIVAWMITIIGDTLMIPDSVMGITFLAAGTSVPEAVSSVIVAKQGHGSMGISNSIGSNTFDILLCLGLPWLIKASLTPAEPGHYWVKINSMGLEYSAISLLSTLLLLYLTFWFNKFKLDAAVGRACLAMYAMFLVLATLIELNVFFPVNVRTCKRSELKS, from the exons TTTCAGAGGGCTACTTACGCAACTGCACGCCGCCGGCCATCGATGACTTCCCGGCAGGCCTGTTCACGGAGTTGCAGAGGCAGCATGGAGCCATCGTCCTCCACGCCTTCATCTCCATCTACCTGTTCCTGGCGCTGGCAGTCGTCTGCGACAAGTTCTTCGTGCCAGCCGTTGAAAGAATATGTCATG CATTGAACATGACGAACGATGTGGCTGGAGCCACATTCATGGCGGCGGCGACATCAGCTCCCGAGCTGTTCGTCAACGTCATCGGCACCTTTATCACTGAGGGTGACATCGGAGTCGGTACCATCGTCGGCTCAGCAGTCTTCAACATCCTCGCTGTGGCTGCGTGCTGCGGTATCGGCGCAGGAATG GTTGTTCCCTTAGACTGGTGGCCACTAACCAGGGATTGTCTAGCCTACGGCATCACAGTATCTATACTGATTTGCATAATGCACGACGAGTACGTGCAGTGGTACGAAGCTTTCCTCCTCGTCATGCTGTACGGAGTCTACATCTGCATCATGTACTATGACAAATCCATTCAAAACTTCGCTAAAA GTAGCTGGAACTGTGTATCTGACATGTTGAAGAAAAACGAGAAACATGAAAACTCTATTGCTGCAGATAATG AACTTAAAGATGCTAAACAATCTTCACCTGTAAACAAAAATGATTTGTCTTTGGATCACCATCAACACAATGGGAATATAAAAAGTGCGTTATCTCTTTGCCcagataaaaatgaaaaacattgtGAGATTGACACAGCAAATTCTGTGACCTTAGCTACCGCAGACGGCGACAAAGCTAAGGCTATCTGTATTGATATTGAAAATAAGGCGAATGACGTGGAAATTGTACACCATGAAGACAGTATAGCTGTAGCGAATGTGGACGACGCTAACAAAGAAGTAGAAGATAAATATGTGCACTCGCTGTGGAAATGGCCCTCTGGCAGAAGCTGGCTAACTAAG GCAACTTGGATAGTGACATGGCCCATTCACCTGGTCTTTTTGTTCACCATACCAGACTGTGAGAAGCCTCGGTTCAAGAACTGGTTCCCTCTTACGTTTATGATGTGCATTGTATGGATAGGATCTTTGTCTTACATTGTAGCTTGGATGATCACTATTATCG GGGACACATTGATGATACCGGATTCTGTGATGGGCATAACTTTCCTTGCTGCTGGAACTTCTGTACCTGAAGCCGTTTCCAGTGTTATAGTAGCCAAACAAG GTCATGGATCCATGGGTATCAGCAATTCGATTGGCTCAAACACGTTTGACATTCTGCTATGCCTCGGGTTGCCGTGGCTGATCAAAGCGTCTCTCACTCCTGCCGAGCCGGGTCACTACTGG GTGAAGATCAATTCCATGGGCTTGGAGTACTCggccatttcgttgctgtcgacgCTGCTGCTGCTCTACTTGACGTTTTGGTTCAATAAGTTCAAGCTGGACGCGGCGGTGGGGCGCGCCTGTCTCGCCATGTATGCCATGTTCCTGGTCCTGGCCACGCTTATCGAACTTAACGTCTTCTTCCCCGTCAACGTACGCACGTGCAAGAGAAGTGAGCTAAAGTCTTAA